In Geminocystis sp. NIES-3708, a single window of DNA contains:
- a CDS encoding ABC transporter ATP-binding protein: MLYLKNVTYHPTATTHPIIEDITLTLAPQKLGLIVGTSGSGKTTLLEILAGLAEKTSGKILWGTEELTSEELQQLSGIVFQFPERHFCGRNILEELRLGHPELSAIRVKEALTEVGLDHINYDTPPHALSGGQQRRLSLAVQLIRQPNILLLDEPTAGLDWLMKEQLVNLLSRLKQHWTLLIVTHDASDLVDIADNVWRIEEGKIELVNPDVFNLKEKQKISLDKW, from the coding sequence ATGCTTTACTTAAAAAACGTTACTTATCATCCGACGGCAACTACTCATCCTATTATTGAAGATATTACCTTAACCTTAGCACCTCAAAAACTTGGTTTAATTGTAGGAACAAGTGGATCAGGCAAGACTACATTGTTAGAGATTTTAGCTGGATTAGCCGAAAAAACCAGTGGTAAAATTCTTTGGGGTACTGAAGAACTAACATCAGAAGAATTACAACAACTAAGCGGTATCGTGTTTCAATTTCCTGAGCGTCACTTTTGTGGTAGAAATATCCTAGAAGAGTTAAGATTAGGTCATCCTGAGTTAAGTGCTATTCGTGTTAAGGAGGCTTTAACGGAAGTAGGATTAGATCATATTAATTATGATACTCCGCCCCATGCTCTTAGTGGAGGACAACAGCGACGATTATCTTTAGCTGTGCAGTTAATTCGTCAGCCGAATATTTTATTATTAGATGAGCCAACGGCTGGTTTAGACTGGTTAATGAAAGAACAATTAGTTAATTTATTATCAAGATTAAAACAACATTGGACTTTATTGATTGTTACTCATGATGCTAGTGATTTAGTTGATATTGCTGATAATGTTTGGCGTATTGAGGAAGGGAAAATTGAATTGGTTAATCCTGATGTTTTTAATCTCAAAGAAAAACAAAAAATTTCCCTCGATAAATGGTAA
- a CDS encoding Sll0314/Alr1548 family TPR repeat-containing protein, with product MNFYLPIFKNKANQYQLNVNPKISYSWIKLSTTGLLSIFSLVLFSGASFAGDPFRTTNARDISPQTESAFKALFEDGNYPQAKQYLNTSQNSSNNDPMLPALRASLAYTDQDWSAMETYTAETLKIAKTIAKQDPLRSNLYLAVGNFLDGANEYRKSGAIAALGKLQLVFDYFDKAEKIDQNDPELNLIKGYLNLMLAVNLPFSSPQQAIDNLQTYASPKYLVNRGIALAYRDLKDYDLALTFVNKAIESTPSNPELYYLKGQILRQKGQKENNLPLLEEAVKNFDIALAKANQLPQEAVQKPLQREKRKTLEKISELGTSSRN from the coding sequence ATGAATTTTTATCTTCCTATTTTTAAAAATAAGGCTAATCAATATCAGCTTAATGTTAATCCGAAAATTTCTTATTCTTGGATAAAATTATCTACTACTGGTTTATTGTCAATATTTTCTCTTGTTCTTTTTTCTGGAGCTAGTTTCGCTGGTGATCCTTTTCGTACTACTAATGCTCGTGATATTTCTCCTCAAACAGAATCAGCTTTTAAAGCCTTATTTGAAGATGGCAATTATCCTCAAGCGAAACAGTATTTAAACACGTCTCAAAATTCTTCTAATAATGATCCTATGTTACCAGCATTAAGAGCTTCTCTTGCTTATACTGATCAGGATTGGAGTGCTATGGAAACTTACACGGCTGAAACTTTAAAAATTGCTAAAACCATCGCAAAACAAGATCCTCTTCGTAGTAACTTATACTTAGCAGTTGGTAACTTTTTAGATGGTGCTAATGAATATAGAAAGAGTGGTGCGATCGCAGCTTTAGGTAAATTACAATTAGTATTTGATTATTTTGACAAAGCAGAAAAAATTGATCAAAATGATCCTGAATTAAATTTAATTAAAGGTTATTTAAACTTAATGTTAGCAGTAAATTTACCTTTTTCTAGTCCTCAACAAGCCATTGATAATTTACAAACTTATGCTTCTCCTAAATACTTAGTTAATCGTGGTATTGCTTTAGCTTATAGAGATTTAAAAGACTACGATTTAGCTCTAACTTTTGTCAATAAAGCCATTGAAAGTACACCTTCAAATCCTGAATTATATTATCTTAAAGGACAAATTTTGAGACAAAAAGGACAAAAGGAAAATAATTTGCCATTATTAGAAGAAGCCGTGAAAAATTTTGATATAGCGTTAGCTAAAGCTAATCAATTACCTCAAGAAGCAGTACAAAAACCCTTACAAAGAGAAAAACGTAAAACTCTGGAAAAAATATCTGAATTAGGCACATCTTCTCGTAATTAA
- a CDS encoding adenine phosphoribosyltransferase: MDLKALIRDIHDFPQPGIIFRDITTLLRNPQGLKYVIDSLAVETEKLDILPDYVVGIESRGFIFAPALAYHLDAGFVPARKKGKLPAEVFSIEYDLEYGTDILEIHQDAFIQGAKVMIVDDVIATGGTAKATADLLTQIGCEIVACGFIVELEGLQGRKKLPDVPMITLVKYS, encoded by the coding sequence ATGGATTTAAAAGCTCTTATTCGTGATATACATGATTTTCCTCAACCCGGTATTATTTTTCGGGATATAACGACTTTACTCAGAAATCCTCAAGGTTTAAAGTATGTTATTGACAGTTTAGCTGTAGAAACAGAAAAACTAGATATTTTACCTGATTATGTTGTGGGAATTGAATCTAGGGGGTTTATTTTTGCTCCTGCTTTAGCCTATCATCTTGATGCTGGTTTTGTTCCTGCACGGAAAAAAGGTAAATTGCCAGCAGAAGTATTTTCTATTGAATATGATTTAGAGTATGGCACAGATATTCTCGAAATCCATCAGGACGCTTTTATTCAAGGGGCAAAAGTAATGATTGTAGATGATGTAATTGCTACAGGTGGCACAGCTAAGGCAACGGCGGATTTATTAACTCAAATCGGTTGTGAAATTGTTGCTTGTGGTTTTATTGTGGAATTAGAAGGTTTACAAGGTAGAAAAAAATTACCTGATGTACCAATGATTACATTGGTTAAATATAGTTAA
- a CDS encoding DUF3038 domain-containing protein, whose product MSDSNLELITEDQSQLAILRQLPDFPLPNTSGMMKLQQHLDLLLLALEALQLGGSEYMLATAKELELNNIIKNRLSLWRLRCSNPWRKCYTRNSLTLSQAKTLVLITCESAKKCIIPIRQLLVSVQQMRDKDMPLENNFRLSEYFSRFHAHFANRMNPRRAKVSVYLSTPDELNQLALSLLEELLFCTGVRGKERFWISLFDGEVNVKSEIG is encoded by the coding sequence ATGTCTGACTCTAACCTTGAACTAATTACCGAAGATCAATCACAACTAGCAATTCTTCGTCAACTACCCGATTTTCCCTTGCCTAATACTAGCGGTATGATGAAGTTACAACAACATCTTGATCTATTACTATTAGCCCTAGAAGCTCTACAATTAGGGGGATCAGAATATATGTTAGCAACGGCGAAAGAGTTAGAATTAAATAATATTATCAAAAATCGTCTTAGTTTATGGCGTTTACGTTGTAGCAATCCTTGGCGCAAATGTTATACCAGAAATTCATTGACTTTATCTCAAGCAAAAACATTAGTTTTAATAACTTGCGAAAGTGCCAAAAAATGTATAATCCCTATTCGTCAATTGTTAGTTTCTGTGCAACAAATGAGAGATAAAGATATGCCTTTAGAAAATAATTTTCGCCTTTCAGAATATTTTTCAAGGTTTCATGCTCATTTTGCCAATCGTATGAATCCTCGTCGAGCAAAAGTATCGGTTTATTTATCTACCCCAGATGAATTAAATCAATTAGCATTATCTTTATTAGAAGAATTATTGTTTTGTACCGGTGTTAGAGGAAAAGAGAGATTTTGGATTAGTCTTTTTGATGGCGAAGTTAACGTTAAGTCGGAGATAGGATAA
- a CDS encoding choice-of-anchor I domain-containing protein, producing MTINLNFISRYASENGAEIPAFDAISEQLFVVAGDVVEILNLSDTNNITKIGDLPLNTQAVGDGFALIPNSVAVGKQGTVSEGVVAVALAIIETATGNHARGEVQFFDSTTGEFLGKQTVGFLPDMVTFCPDGTRVLSANEGEPNEDYSFDPEGSVSIIDLSNGVANATVQEATFNAFNSQIDQLRADGVRIFGTDATVAQDVEPEYIAFSGDGTKAWVTLQENNAIAIVDIATATVESIQPLGFKDHSVNSSTLETYEIDDLPSIGTTIGNQEILLGGFSGLFFEGKTADGKLKFITHTDRGPNGEPTGSNRPFLLPDFSPEIVRFELDQATGEITITERVSIKQADGTPITGLPNINITDGTGNTPYNDEIPVDLNNEVITPLDTFGADLEGIVVAEDGTFWMVDEYRPGIYHFNTDGTLIDRFVPEGTGVAGGGSAGDFGIETLPAVIAQRRQNRGFEAVALDIDNNKLYAFIQSPIRNPDTLSNGTLNGLNNIRIVEFDLTTQTTTAEYLYRLDNPNLGTEDNTRPDKIGDAVYIGNGEFLVVERDDDAIDSDPSANIEKKVYRFSLDGATNITNQSAPIDLGEGVFKTVDEMTPEELASEGINLINKNLYVDLNQAGYNTVEKVEGLAYMGDNTIAVINDNDFGVAGITLNGDGTFTLNDDYTPEPVTLGILQVQSNGLDASDRDDMIDIKNHPVLGMYMPDAIASYTVNGETYYVTANEGDARVRPTGDDVFPDLEEGDLYNEESGVDDLILDPVAFPNFRELQEDENLGRLNVTNTLGQSDRAVFVSELDGSQEVTPVDTEAEGEALAWVDDNGFLQVELEVTGLDFGALNGNPLTQTTADDVTLLHIHEAFRGANGGVVWDILEDADTVITIGEDGTTTLTSTWQENTIEKTDQGEDTEYYFNLHTTGNPGGEIRGQIVGEIAYDELYAFGARSFTIWDSEGNLVFDSGDDFERITAQAFPDYFNASNSNNNFDNRSDNKGPEPEGVTVGTVNGQTYAFVGLERIGGVMVYNVSNPETPEFIQYINTRDFEQDPETSLTDSGPEGLTFISAQDSSNGKPLLVVSNEVSNTTNVFEIDAGFTPSNQPAQMQGLETFEVQPVFTVGEIVPSGDGEYYVPPGILDGLGAFALDEDTVRVLANHELSSDVGYAYTLANGTQLTGGRVSFFDINKETRELEGAGLAYDTIINRAGEVVDEASDLDFMGLDRLCSAQFIIANQFGDNRGLVDGLFFTGEETDGGTEFVLDPESNTLYAVPWMGRAAWESVTQLDTGTTDKVALLIGDDRGGAPLLLYVGEKGQGEGPDILVRNGLAQGKLYVWVADNGDIDPSQFNGTQESRSGSFVEIDFYRPELANTEGYDSQGFATQEKQDALAEEVGAFKFSRPEDLATNPKDGTIAVLASTGRDSLFPEDSWGTTYQIDVDFTDLNNITAQADIFYDGDDAGNGQFESPDFGLRSPDNLEWATNGLIYIQEDRSFSEFGQTSGEEASIWQLSPETGILTRIAQIDRTAVPEGQTDSSPDDIGNWESSGIIDVSSLFDETPGSLFLFDVQAHSLLDGVIEREGLVQGGQLAFLENTDKNFTLQLLHASDQEAGIPALQDSIGFSAVMNALDAQYENTLKLTSGDLFIAGPFFNASLDIYGQQGIADILIQNALGWDAAAVGNHEFDAGTSAFYNAIASNPAIQGVGIDPETGYLGALFPYLSTNLDYSTDSSNLKNLVVESGEAPLPNSLTESVVIDVNGEQVGVIGAVVPYLPAIANIGGITMLTDPTSRDIEVNAQLLAENIQPFVDELVSQGINKIILMTHLQQFEIEQALATKLTDVDIIMGGGSHRVMANTDDPLRQDEIQTPPELLQPYPQVFQDADGNDVYLINTGANYRYLGQLIVEFDPNGQILEIGDDSGTFATDIEGVDRLYEEEITTFEQVKELANPDIVEIVDNVGEFINSSDGTIFGNTEVYLNGLRSSVRTEETNLGNLTADANLWYAEQYGFDIDISVKNGGGIRDQIGVSYIEGGTNELIQLPPQANPAVGKEEGDISQLDIENSLRFDNTLSVADISAQGIKDLAEHFVAQWREGTTPGQFGQIGGFSFSFDPDNTAIQFTRNGNGLATGVAVAGERIQNLVLNREDGTKEAIIIDGELVVDADTIYKMVILDFLATGGDGYPSFYFDNVIRLDSLNPDGLPNNSNLTIAGEQDALAEYLAEFHPTADEAFNESDTPISEDTRIQNLNFRNDTIFDGVNPNPNPNPNPNPEIEEINLGNASGTFDFSDRTNNLNIIGGEGDQTIISGSGNDTIDPGDGNNIVNAGAGDDVIIGKALLGVDNRIDGEEGFDTVIYDGAFADFPISIVNNIVTVGANTDTLINVEQLQFGDRTVLVEDLVTDPTDPTDPTDPTDPTDPTDPTDPTDPTDPTDPTDPTDPTDPTNPTDPTDPTDPTNPTDPTDPTDPTDPTDPTDPLLNDQIYRFQTSPGGYLYVGETEKQIILQGGFNFTEEGEAFKVSFEANDELIPIYRFRNQDIGNAYLYVGEQERQSILKNNPNFIQEGLAFYTYGANAQQGNDVYRFQTVAGAYIFVGEEERQSIVQSNFNFVEEGVAFETIL from the coding sequence ATGACAATTAATCTTAATTTTATTAGTAGATACGCCAGTGAAAATGGTGCTGAAATTCCAGCATTTGATGCTATCAGTGAACAATTATTTGTGGTAGCTGGAGATGTGGTAGAAATCCTGAATTTAAGTGATACCAATAACATCACGAAAATTGGCGATTTACCTCTTAACACTCAAGCAGTAGGCGATGGTTTTGCTTTAATACCCAATAGCGTTGCCGTTGGCAAACAAGGTACAGTCAGTGAAGGCGTTGTTGCGGTGGCTTTAGCCATTATTGAAACTGCCACAGGTAATCACGCTAGGGGTGAAGTTCAATTTTTTGATAGTACAACTGGGGAATTTTTAGGTAAGCAAACCGTAGGCTTTTTGCCTGATATGGTCACTTTTTGTCCTGATGGTACTAGGGTATTAAGTGCCAATGAAGGTGAGCCTAATGAAGATTATAGCTTTGATCCAGAAGGTTCTGTCAGCATTATTGATTTAAGCAATGGAGTAGCTAACGCAACAGTACAAGAAGCTACTTTTAACGCTTTTAACAGTCAAATTGATCAACTTCGTGCTGACGGAGTGCGTATTTTTGGTACAGATGCCACTGTAGCTCAAGATGTTGAACCTGAGTATATCGCTTTTTCTGGAGATGGCACAAAAGCATGGGTAACGTTACAAGAAAATAATGCGATCGCCATTGTGGATATTGCCACCGCTACCGTTGAGTCTATTCAACCTCTTGGCTTTAAAGATCATAGTGTTAATTCTAGCACACTGGAAACTTACGAAATTGATGATTTACCCTCCATTGGTACAACTATTGGCAACCAAGAAATTTTATTAGGTGGTTTCTCTGGTTTATTTTTTGAAGGCAAAACCGCCGATGGTAAATTAAAGTTTATCACTCATACCGATCGAGGGCCCAATGGTGAACCCACGGGGAGTAATCGCCCTTTCTTACTGCCAGACTTTAGCCCTGAGATAGTTCGTTTTGAGTTAGATCAAGCGACAGGGGAAATTACCATCACCGAAAGAGTTAGTATCAAACAAGCTGATGGCACTCCTATTACTGGTTTACCCAATATCAATATTACTGATGGCACGGGCAACACCCCTTATAATGACGAAATTCCTGTTGATTTAAACAATGAAGTAATCACTCCTCTCGATACCTTTGGTGCAGATTTAGAAGGCATCGTAGTTGCTGAGGATGGCACTTTCTGGATGGTGGACGAATACCGCCCTGGGATTTATCATTTTAATACCGATGGTACTTTGATCGATCGATTTGTACCGGAAGGCACAGGAGTTGCAGGGGGAGGCAGTGCAGGAGACTTTGGTATCGAAACCTTACCTGCGGTTATCGCTCAAAGAAGACAAAACAGAGGTTTTGAAGCGGTTGCCTTAGATATTGACAATAACAAATTATACGCCTTTATTCAAAGCCCTATTCGTAACCCTGATACTCTCAGCAATGGCACTTTAAATGGTTTAAATAACATTCGCATCGTTGAATTTGATCTTACCACCCAAACTACTACGGCTGAATATCTCTACCGTCTCGATAACCCAAATTTGGGTACAGAAGATAACACTCGCCCTGATAAAATTGGGGATGCGGTATATATTGGTAATGGTGAGTTTTTAGTCGTTGAAAGAGACGATGATGCGATCGACAGCGATCCTAGTGCTAACATTGAAAAGAAAGTCTATCGCTTTAGTTTAGATGGTGCAACCAACATCACTAATCAATCTGCACCCATCGACTTAGGGGAAGGAGTTTTCAAAACCGTTGATGAAATGACTCCCGAAGAATTAGCCTCTGAAGGTATAAATCTGATCAACAAAAATCTTTATGTTGACCTTAATCAAGCAGGTTACAACACCGTTGAGAAAGTCGAAGGTTTAGCCTACATGGGTGATAATACCATCGCAGTTATCAACGATAATGATTTTGGTGTAGCTGGAATTACTCTTAACGGTGATGGCACATTTACCCTCAATGATGATTATACCCCCGAACCTGTTACTTTAGGCATTCTCCAAGTCCAGTCTAACGGTTTAGACGCAAGCGATCGAGATGATATGATTGACATCAAAAATCATCCTGTTTTGGGTATGTATATGCCAGATGCGATCGCATCCTATACTGTTAATGGTGAAACTTACTACGTCACTGCCAATGAAGGAGACGCAAGAGTTCGCCCTACAGGTGATGATGTTTTTCCAGACTTAGAAGAAGGAGATTTGTACAACGAAGAATCAGGAGTTGATGATTTAATTCTTGATCCTGTGGCTTTCCCTAACTTCAGAGAGTTACAAGAAGATGAAAATTTAGGTCGTCTTAACGTTACCAATACTTTAGGACAGAGCGATCGAGCCGTTTTTGTGTCAGAATTAGATGGTAGTCAAGAAGTTACGCCTGTTGACACTGAAGCCGAAGGAGAGGCTTTAGCGTGGGTGGATGACAACGGATTTTTACAAGTGGAGTTAGAAGTAACAGGGCTTGATTTTGGGGCTTTAAACGGTAATCCTCTCACTCAAACTACTGCTGATGATGTCACCCTGTTACACATTCACGAAGCCTTCCGAGGGGCAAATGGTGGCGTTGTGTGGGATATTTTAGAAGATGCTGACACCGTTATCACCATCGGTGAAGATGGTACAACCACTTTAACCAGCACTTGGCAAGAAAATACCATCGAAAAAACTGACCAAGGAGAAGACACCGAATATTACTTTAACCTCCATACCACAGGCAACCCCGGGGGTGAAATTCGAGGACAAATTGTCGGTGAAATCGCTTACGATGAACTTTATGCCTTTGGTGCTCGATCGTTTACCATTTGGGATAGCGAAGGTAATCTCGTTTTCGACAGTGGCGATGATTTTGAACGTATTACTGCTCAAGCCTTTCCTGATTACTTTAACGCTAGTAACTCCAATAACAACTTTGATAACCGTAGTGATAACAAAGGACCAGAACCTGAAGGTGTTACCGTTGGCACAGTTAACGGACAAACTTATGCTTTTGTTGGTTTAGAACGCATTGGTGGGGTAATGGTTTATAACGTTAGTAATCCTGAGACTCCGGAATTTATTCAATATATCAACACCCGTGACTTTGAACAAGACCCTGAAACTAGCTTAACAGACTCTGGTCCTGAAGGTTTAACCTTTATCAGTGCACAAGATAGTTCTAATGGTAAACCTTTGTTAGTTGTCTCCAACGAAGTAAGTAACACTACTAATGTTTTTGAAATTGATGCTGGATTTACTCCTTCAAATCAACCTGCACAAATGCAAGGTTTAGAAACTTTTGAGGTGCAACCAGTCTTCACAGTCGGAGAAATTGTTCCTAGTGGCGATGGGGAATATTATGTACCCCCCGGTATTCTCGATGGTTTGGGTGCATTTGCTCTCGATGAAGACACTGTTCGAGTATTAGCTAACCATGAATTGAGTAGTGATGTGGGTTATGCTTACACCCTTGCTAATGGTACTCAATTAACTGGAGGGCGAGTTAGTTTCTTTGACATCAATAAAGAAACTCGTGAACTTGAAGGAGCAGGATTAGCTTACGATACCATTATTAACCGTGCTGGGGAAGTGGTGGACGAAGCCAGTGATCTTGATTTTATGGGGCTCGATCGTCTTTGTTCCGCTCAATTCATTATTGCTAATCAATTTGGTGATAATCGTGGTTTAGTGGATGGTTTATTCTTCACTGGGGAAGAAACCGACGGCGGTACTGAGTTTGTTTTAGATCCCGAAAGTAATACCCTTTATGCCGTGCCTTGGATGGGACGTGCCGCATGGGAAAGTGTTACTCAATTGGACACTGGTACAACAGATAAAGTAGCCTTGTTAATTGGAGACGATCGAGGTGGTGCGCCCTTACTTCTCTATGTAGGAGAAAAAGGACAAGGTGAAGGACCAGATATTCTCGTGCGTAATGGTTTAGCTCAAGGCAAACTCTATGTTTGGGTTGCAGACAATGGAGATATTGATCCTAGTCAGTTCAATGGTACTCAAGAAAGTCGATCGGGTAGTTTTGTGGAAATAGATTTTTATCGCCCCGAATTAGCCAACACAGAGGGTTATGATTCTCAAGGTTTTGCCACTCAAGAAAAACAAGATGCTTTAGCCGAAGAAGTTGGCGCATTCAAGTTTTCTCGCCCCGAAGACTTAGCTACTAATCCTAAAGATGGTACGATCGCTGTATTAGCATCCACTGGACGGGATAGTTTATTCCCTGAAGATAGTTGGGGTACAACTTATCAAATTGATGTGGACTTTACCGACTTGAATAATATTACAGCTCAAGCTGATATTTTCTATGATGGTGATGACGCAGGAAATGGTCAATTTGAGAGTCCTGATTTTGGGTTGCGTAGTCCTGATAACCTCGAATGGGCAACTAATGGCTTAATCTATATTCAAGAAGATCGCTCTTTTAGCGAATTTGGTCAAACATCAGGAGAAGAAGCATCCATCTGGCAACTTAGCCCCGAAACAGGTATTCTTACTCGTATTGCTCAGATCGATCGAACTGCTGTACCCGAAGGACAAACCGATAGTAGTCCCGATGACATTGGTAACTGGGAATCTTCAGGTATCATTGATGTTTCTAGCTTGTTTGATGAAACCCCCGGTTCATTATTCTTGTTTGATGTTCAAGCTCATTCTCTCCTAGATGGTGTCATTGAAAGAGAAGGATTAGTTCAAGGTGGACAATTAGCATTTTTAGAAAATACTGATAAAAACTTTACCCTACAACTACTTCACGCCTCGGATCAAGAAGCAGGTATCCCCGCCTTACAAGATTCGATCGGTTTTTCTGCCGTCATGAATGCCCTCGATGCACAATATGAGAATACTCTGAAACTCACTTCGGGAGATTTATTCATCGCAGGACCTTTCTTTAATGCTAGTCTTGATATTTATGGACAACAAGGCATTGCAGACATCTTAATTCAAAACGCTTTAGGTTGGGATGCCGCCGCCGTCGGTAATCATGAATTTGACGCTGGAACTTCTGCTTTCTATAATGCGATCGCCAGTAACCCAGCTATTCAAGGAGTAGGCATTGATCCTGAAACGGGTTATCTTGGTGCATTATTCCCCTACTTATCTACTAATTTAGACTATTCCACCGATAGCTCTAACTTGAAAAATTTAGTAGTAGAATCTGGCGAAGCACCTTTACCCAATAGTTTAACGGAAAGTGTGGTCATTGATGTTAATGGTGAGCAAGTGGGGGTAATTGGTGCAGTTGTGCCTTATCTTCCTGCCATTGCTAATATCGGTGGTATCACCATGTTAACCGATCCTACCAGTCGAGATATTGAGGTTAACGCCCAACTTTTAGCAGAGAATATTCAACCCTTTGTGGATGAGTTAGTTAGTCAAGGTATCAATAAAATCATCTTGATGACTCACTTACAACAGTTTGAAATTGAACAGGCTTTAGCTACTAAACTCACTGATGTTGATATTATCATGGGTGGTGGTTCTCATCGTGTTATGGCGAATACAGATGATCCTCTCCGTCAAGACGAAATTCAAACTCCCCCTGAGTTATTGCAACCTTATCCTCAAGTCTTCCAAGATGCTGATGGTAATGACGTTTATTTAATCAATACGGGTGCTAATTATCGTTATTTAGGGCAGTTAATTGTAGAATTTGATCCTAATGGTCAAATCCTTGAAATTGGTGATGATAGCGGTACTTTTGCCACTGATATTGAGGGTGTCGATCGACTTTACGAAGAGGAAATCACTACTTTTGAACAAGTAAAAGAATTAGCTAACCCTGACATAGTAGAAATTGTCGATAATGTAGGAGAATTTATCAATTCCTCAGACGGCACAATTTTCGGTAATACTGAAGTTTATCTTAACGGATTGCGTAGCAGTGTCAGAACTGAAGAAACTAACCTCGGTAACTTAACTGCCGATGCTAACCTCTGGTATGCCGAACAATATGGCTTTGACATTGATATTTCCGTCAAAAATGGCGGTGGTATCCGTGATCAAATCGGTGTTTCCTACATTGAAGGTGGCACAAACGAGTTAATTCAACTACCTCCCCAAGCTAATCCAGCAGTGGGTAAAGAAGAAGGAGATATTTCTCAGTTGGATATAGAAAATTCTCTGCGTTTTGACAACACACTCTCCGTAGCCGATATTTCTGCTCAAGGCATCAAAGACTTAGCAGAGCATTTTGTCGCTCAATGGAGAGAAGGCACAACCCCTGGGCAATTCGGACAAATCGGTGGTTTTAGCTTTAGTTTTGATCCTGATAATACAGCTATTCAGTTCACCCGTAATGGTAACGGATTAGCAACAGGTGTTGCAGTGGCAGGAGAAAGAATCCAAAATCTTGTTTTAAATCGTGAAGACGGTACAAAAGAAGCCATTATCATCGATGGGGAGTTAGTAGTTGATGCTGATACTATTTATAAAATGGTGATTCTAGACTTCTTGGCTACTGGAGGAGACGGTTATCCTTCTTTCTACTTTGACAATGTAATCAGACTTGATAGCTTAAACCCTGATGGCTTACCCAATAACTCTAATTTGACCATTGCAGGAGAGCAAGATGCCTTAGCAGAGTATTTAGCTGAGTTTCATCCTACTGCTGATGAAGCCTTTAACGAATCTGATACCCCTATCAGTGAAGATACAAGGATTCAAAATTTAAACTTCCGTAATGATACGATTTTCGACGGAGTTAATCCCAACCCTAATCCTAACCCCAACCCCAATCCAGAAATAGAAGAGATAAATTTGGGTAATGCTAGTGGTACTTTTGATTTTAGTGATCGCACCAACAACTTGAACATCATTGGTGGAGAAGGAGATCAAACTATCATCTCTGGTTCAGGAAATGATACGATTGATCCTGGTGATGGAAATAACATTGTTAATGCGGGTGCTGGAGATGATGTAATTATTGGAAAAGCATTACTCGGCGTAGATAATCGAATTGATGGGGAAGAAGGTTTTGATACCGTAATTTATGATGGTGCGTTTGCTGATTTCCCTATTAGTATTGTAAATAATATTGTCACCGTTGGTGCTAATACCGATACCTTAATCAATGTCGAACAACTACAGTTCGGAGATCGTACTGTTTTAGTAGAAGACTTAGTGACCGATCCTACCGATCCTACTGATCCTACTGATCCTACTGATCCTACTGATCCTACTGATCCTACTGATCCTACTGATCCTACTGATCCTACCGATCCTACCGATCCTACTGATCCTACTGATCCTACTAATCCTACTGATCCTACTGATCCTACCGATCCTACTAATCCTACCGATCCTACCGATCCTACCGATCCTACCGATCCTACCGATCCTACTGATCCCTTATTAAATGATCAAATTTATCGCTTCCAAACTAGCCCCGGAGGATATTTATATGTGGGAGAAACTGAAAAACAAATTATCTTACAAGGTGGTTTTAACTTTACAGAAGAAGGAGAAGCATTTAAAGTATCTTTTGAAGCTAATGACGAATTAATTCCTATTTATCGTTTCCGCAATCAAGATATTGGTAATGCTTACTTATATGTCGGTGAGCAAGAGCGTCAAAGTATATTGAAAAATAATCCTAATTTTATTCAAGAAGGATTAGCATTTTATACTTACGGTGCAAATGCACAACAAGGGAATGATGTTTATCGTTTTCAAACTGTGGCTGGAGCTTATATTTTCGTAGGTGAAGAAGAACGTCAAAGTATAGTACAAAGCAATTTTAACTTTGTGGAAGAAGGAGTTGCTTTTGAAACAATTTTGTAA